The following DNA comes from Streptomyces sp. NBC_00690.
CGGCCACACCGCGAAAGCCCTGGACGCTTCCCACATCACTGGCGACACCGATCTCACCGCGTACATCCTCGGCCGTAAGGCCCAGCTCGCTGTCGACACCGGTCATCCTGCCGACGCTCTTGGCCTCGCCGCAGCCGCCCGACGCACCGCCCGGCCCGGGAGCCGCCTCGAAGTCATCGCCATTCTGCACAAGGCCCACGCGCATGCCGTACTGGGTGAAGGCGGTGAAGCCCAAAGGGCGTACGACACCGCGCTTGCTCTTCTCGGTCGCGCGGGCTCCGATGGCGTCTGGGGTTCCTGGCTCGATGCGGCGTACATCAGCACCGCCCGAGCCCGCTCCCTCGCCGCACTCGGCGAGTATGAGCAGGCCGCGGCAGGCTTTGACAGCGCCCTCGCAGTGCTCCCGTCCGCATATCGCCGGGATCGCGGTGTTTACCTAGCTCGCGCTGCACGTGCCCATGCGGGCACAGGCAACGTGACCCTCGCTGCCCGAATCGGTGGGCAGGCCGTCGGGATCGCCGCCGAGACCGGATCTGCCCGCATCTTCGGACAGCTCGACCGGCTCGATCAGGCACTGGCCCCCGCAACCGGCGAGGACGGCGTCGCCGAGTTCCGCGCCTCACTCGACCGCATCGTTCTGCATCCGGCCTGACTGACCCGCGCACACTGCCTGGAGATACCGTGCCCCGCCCATACGTTCTGCTGTCCGCAGCTGTATCGATCGACGGCCACCTCGACACCCGCCCGGGCGAGGACCGGCTCCTGCTCTCCAACAAGGAGGACTTCGAGCGCGTCGACTCCGTACGAGCCAGTGTCGACGCGATCCTTGTCGGCGCCGGCACACTCCGCGCCGACAACCCCCGCCTCCTCGTCAACTCGACGGAACGCAGAGCGTCCCGGGTCGCCGCGGGTGAGCCGGAGTACCCGCTGAAGGTCACCATCACCGGAACGGGCAACCTCGACCCCGGCTGGAAGTTCTGGCACCACGGCGGAGACAAGCTCGTCCTCGCCGTGGGCCACGAGGCCACCGCCAAAGCTCGCGCCAACCTCGGTGACCTGGCTACCGTTCAGAGAGTCCCCGACGAGGCCGTATGGCCGGCCGCGCTCGATATCCTCGGGGACGAGTACGCCGTCAAGCGGCTCATGGTCGAAGGGGGTGGCACCGTTCACACACAGCTCCTCGAAGCCGCTCTTGCCGACGAACTCCAACTCGTCATCGCCCCGCTCCTGGTCGGCCAGTTCGATGCGGTAAGGATGCTCGGCCCCGCGAGCTACCCTGGCGGCCCCGCCGCCCGCCTCCGGCTCCTGGAGACCCGCCAGATCGGTGACGTGGTACTCCTGAGGTACGCCCCCAAGGACACCTCGACGGAGCCCCGATGAGCACCACCTCTTCAGCCAGCGCCCCCGGCACCGGCCGCGAGCCCAACACCGCAGACCGGAACTGGCTCATCCTCGCCTGTGAGCTGGCCGCGCTCTGCCCGCCTTCGGAAACCGCCTTCAGCGTGGGGGCGGTCATCGTCGCGGCCGACGGGACCGAACTCGCCCGCGGCTACTCCCGCGAGAACGACCCCCACGACCACGCCGAGGAAGGTGCCCTCGCCAAGCTCCCCGCCAAAGATGCCCGGCTCGCCAGCGCCACGATCTACAGCTCCTTGGAGCCCTGCGCCAGGCGAGCGTCCCGACCTCGCCCTTGCGCCCAGCTCATCCGGGACACCGGCCTCCGCCGCGTCGTCACCGCTTGGAGCGAACCCGATACGTTCGTCGTCGGCGCCGATGGCACCGAGACCCTCGAAGACGCCGACGTCGTAGTTCTTGCACTGCCTGAGTACGCAAACGCTGCACAGGCGCCGAACCGGCACCTCCTCTGAACCTCGGATTCAGGGAACTTAGAGGGTGGGGGCTCGATCCGCTTTGACGGACATTCGAGATCAGGGGTTAAGCCCTCATCGTCACCCGCGAGGGTGACCGCCACTGCAAGCTCCCGCCGCACCAACGCGCGCTCGTCGCTCTGGTGTCTGCGAAAGCGCGACACCCTAGCTCAGATAGCCGCCGGCTTCGGGATCTCGGTCGGTTCGCCCACGCCCACACCACCGCGGTGATCGACCTCCTGGCCGCCCAGGCCCCCGGCCTGCTCAAGACCCTGCGCGAGCATGAACCGGAGTACGTGCTGCTCGACGGGACCCTCGCCGAGTGCGACCGCGTGGGTGACGGCCGGGCCGACTACTCGCACAAGCACCGCCGCCACGGCGTGAACGTGCAGGTCGTGACCGACCCGGTCGGGCAGGTGTTGTGGAGCTAGCCCACTCTGCCGAGCCGGTGCCAAGACCTGACCGCGGCCTGCACCCAGCGGATCATCCGAATCTGCGACCGCCAAGGCGTCACCGTACTGGCTGACTACGCTCACTTCATGCCAGGCGCAGGCAAGCGCGGACTGGCCGCGATGGATACGTGGCTCGTGTGATGCAGGATCGAAAGTCCCCGAGAAGTCCCTGCGCTGAAAAAGCCGCCACGCAACCGACGAAACAGCAGGTCACAGGGCTAAAGGCAGCGCCGACCAGTTGTACGACGAGTACAAGGAACCGCTGTACGCCGCACCCCCGCTGCTCCAGCGGATGGTCGACGCGGGGCGCCTTGGCCGCAAGTCGGGCTCGGGCTTCCACCA
Coding sequences within:
- a CDS encoding DNA-binding protein, whose translation is MSAVVRASSLVDDTDTVVVPARIHGRILFVPVPRRVVLSSGIAGLAVTAMPVAPPATATELADMGSPFEHFAQLRRVMIQTDNLIGPRHVLPALQQHLVSLATRRRAARGTDAIEFLALETRYEELAGWFAQDIGDERSAHGHTAKALDASHITGDTDLTAYILGRKAQLAVDTGHPADALGLAAAARRTARPGSRLEVIAILHKAHAHAVLGEGGEAQRAYDTALALLGRAGSDGVWGSWLDAAYISTARARSLAALGEYEQAAAGFDSALAVLPSAYRRDRGVYLARAARAHAGTGNVTLAARIGGQAVGIAAETGSARIFGQLDRLDQALAPATGEDGVAEFRASLDRIVLHPA